A stretch of DNA from Planctomycetaceae bacterium:
CCGTCTCACGCTCCGTGGTGGAAACATGCCGGTTATCTACTGTTCTGGCCCGGCTCGATGCGGACAGGTTCCTTTCGGCGGAACTCACCACTCACAAGGGCCAGCCGCGCGGGGATCATGTTGGCCACGGCAAGGATGCTTTCGGGGATCGCACTTTTCTGGCTGGTACCACGTCTGATTCCTGAAGCACCGGGTTTGATCCATGCGTGGTGCGGGATGGCGGGAACGGTACTGATACTGCACTTCGGCCTGTTCGACCTGCTGCTGCAGTTCTGGATGTCAATGGACGCTGGTGTACGGCCGCTGATGGATCATCCGCTGCGGGCGACGAGTGTCGCCGAGTTCTGGGGGCGTCGGTGGAACACGGCTTTTCGGGATCTTGCGAATCAGTTTCTGTTTCGTCGGCTGAGCCGGACTTTGGCGCCGACGTTTGCGCTGGCAGCTGTGTTTCTATTCAGC
This window harbors:
- a CDS encoding membrane bound O-acyl transferase family-domain-containing protein, with protein sequence MSNACKLVRFDCGQRLAGSDSAADPLIIAALIVCVASRREFPAAWIFMWSLAILIYALCKLATWQSSPSHAPWWKHAGYLLFWPGSMRTGSFRRNSPLTRASRAGIMLATARMLSGIALFWLVPRLIPEAPGLIHAWCGMAGTVLILHFGLFDLLLQFWMSMDAGVRPLMDHPLRATSVAEFWGRRWNTAFRDLANQFLFRRLSRTLAPTFALAAVFLFSGVVHDLVISIPAEGGYGLPTLYFAIQSLAMLAERSRPGRRLGLMSGWKGWLFTAAVLLIPVPLLLHEAFRNNVVLPMMSDLGALR